The Litchfieldia alkalitelluris genome has a window encoding:
- a CDS encoding ABC transporter permease: protein MNKFWIILWHTYFTKLRSKSFIITTLITAFIVFGLTNIETIINTVSQNDQKETIVVIDDTGELLDLYKQQVDLVNDELVLKRVDLSEQVAEEKVINGEYTGFLQLSYDQEGLPEATFKAMTVTDSEVYSQLQQALQTLKVSIATEQLGITSKQLETLFSPVVFERVALEDNAKTEEELNQARGLVYVLLFVIYMAVIMYASMIAMEVATEKSSRVMEILISSVSPVKQMFGKILGIGLLSLTQFAVILLVGYSSLKQNMNALGGGGISDVFGFDSLPISTFIYAIIFFMLGYFLFATLAAFLGSLVSRIEDVQQMITPMTLLIVGAFIIAMFGLSKPDSTFITITSFIPFFTPMIMFLRVGMLNIPVWEIGIGIGLLVLTITLLAIFGANVYRGGVLMYGKSSSFKDIMKAIQLSKSK, encoded by the coding sequence ATGAATAAGTTTTGGATTATCTTGTGGCATACATATTTTACGAAACTTCGCAGTAAATCATTTATTATAACAACGCTTATTACTGCTTTCATCGTTTTTGGATTAACCAATATAGAAACGATAATAAACACCGTTAGTCAAAATGACCAAAAAGAAACCATAGTCGTTATCGATGATACAGGAGAGTTATTAGATCTTTACAAACAACAAGTAGATTTAGTGAATGATGAACTCGTTTTAAAGAGAGTCGACTTAAGTGAACAGGTTGCTGAGGAGAAAGTAATTAATGGGGAGTATACTGGTTTTCTTCAATTAAGTTATGATCAAGAAGGGCTGCCAGAGGCTACATTTAAAGCAATGACTGTCACTGATTCTGAGGTTTATTCACAGCTGCAGCAAGCTCTTCAGACTTTAAAGGTATCTATTGCTACAGAGCAGTTGGGCATCACATCTAAACAATTAGAAACACTATTTTCCCCAGTCGTATTTGAACGGGTAGCGCTTGAGGACAATGCTAAAACGGAAGAGGAACTCAATCAAGCAAGAGGGTTGGTATATGTACTTCTTTTTGTGATCTATATGGCTGTAATTATGTATGCTAGTATGATTGCAATGGAAGTTGCCACCGAGAAATCTTCTAGAGTAATGGAAATTTTAATATCTAGTGTCTCACCTGTTAAGCAGATGTTTGGAAAAATTTTGGGGATTGGGTTATTAAGCTTAACACAGTTTGCTGTCATCCTTCTCGTTGGTTATTCTTCTCTAAAACAAAATATGAATGCACTTGGAGGTGGAGGGATATCTGATGTCTTTGGTTTCGACAGTCTTCCTATATCTACCTTCATTTATGCAATCATTTTCTTTATGCTAGGTTATTTTTTATTTGCTACCCTTGCTGCCTTTTTAGGTTCTTTAGTAAGCAGAATTGAAGATGTACAACAAATGATTACACCCATGACTTTATTAATTGTAGGGGCATTTATTATCGCTATGTTCGGACTTAGTAAGCCAGATTCAACGTTTATAACAATCACATCATTTATTCCATTTTTTACACCTATGATTATGTTCTTGCGTGTCGGAATGCTCAATATTCCCGTTTGGGAGATTGGAATAGGGATCGGATTATTGGTCTTAACAATTACTTTACTAGCCATCTTTGGAGCAAATGTGTATCGTGGCGGAGTACTAATGTATGGAAAAAGCTCATCCTTTAAAGATATTATGAAGGCCATTCAACTATCTAAATCTAAATAA
- a CDS encoding ABC transporter ATP-binding protein, with protein sequence MTLRIKNVTKKFGNFKAVDQLSIEIPEKEMFGFLGANGAGKTTTFRMILGLLMPTMGDITWNGEKINYQTSNIVGYLPEERGLYPKLKVIDQLIYLARLRGMDKQSIKDQAHYWLERFNVPEYANKKVEELSKGNQQKIQFIASVIHQPKLLILDEPFSGLDPVNVELLKEAVLQLKNEGTSIVFSSHRMEHVEELCDHLCIMHHGKPIVHGSLREIKRSFGKKNVLVHADFDLTYLKEIKGVRKIKPTGEGVILQVENEEVAQDIFRAITDKGFVRKFILEEPSLNDIFIEKVGASYE encoded by the coding sequence ATGACTTTACGAATAAAAAATGTAACTAAAAAGTTCGGAAATTTTAAAGCAGTAGATCAGTTATCAATTGAAATACCAGAGAAGGAAATGTTTGGATTTCTAGGGGCTAATGGTGCAGGAAAAACAACAACATTCCGGATGATTTTAGGTTTGTTAATGCCTACTATGGGGGATATCACATGGAATGGAGAGAAAATCAATTATCAGACAAGTAATATCGTCGGTTATTTACCAGAAGAACGTGGACTTTATCCTAAATTAAAGGTTATCGACCAACTAATCTATCTAGCTAGATTAAGAGGAATGGATAAACAATCGATCAAGGATCAGGCGCATTACTGGCTTGAGCGTTTTAATGTTCCTGAATATGCTAATAAAAAGGTAGAAGAGCTGTCAAAGGGAAATCAGCAGAAGATTCAGTTCATTGCTTCCGTCATCCACCAGCCAAAGCTTCTCATTTTAGATGAACCGTTTAGTGGTCTTGACCCTGTAAATGTGGAGTTATTAAAGGAAGCGGTGCTTCAATTGAAGAATGAGGGGACTTCAATTGTCTTTTCAAGTCATCGAATGGAGCATGTTGAAGAGTTATGTGATCATTTATGTATCATGCATCATGGAAAGCCAATTGTCCATGGATCTTTAAGAGAAATCAAGCGTAGTTTTGGCAAAAAAAATGTGTTAGTTCATGCAGATTTTGATTTGACTTATTTGAAAGAGATTAAAGGAGTCCGGAAAATAAAGCCAACTGGAGAGGGAGTGATTCTTCAGGTTGAAAATGAAGAAGTTGCACAGGATATCTTTAGAGCTATCACAGACAAAGGTTTTGTAAGGAAATTTATATTAGAAGAACCTTCTTTAAATGATATTTTTATTGAAAAGGTAGGGGCATCCTATGAATAA
- a CDS encoding YhzD family protein, producing the protein MQYYVLTAFNQNGKTLLDEKFEAKDDQEAKYIGQLRLQEKQLDQQTHRCNSSSGKLLLFHR; encoded by the coding sequence TTGCAATATTATGTACTAACAGCCTTTAATCAAAACGGAAAGACTTTACTAGATGAAAAGTTTGAAGCAAAAGATGATCAAGAAGCAAAATATATTGGACAATTACGTTTACAAGAAAAGCAATTAGACCAACAAACACACCGTTGTAATTCTTCCAGTGGTAAGCTTCTTTTGTTTCATAGGTAG
- a CDS encoding aldose epimerase family protein: MEITQQLFGQLDGATVFQYTLKNNNGMELSCINFGCVITSIKTKDRHGNLENVVLGYDTFEEYKVNPPFFGAVCGRVAGRISNAQFELEGTSYELVKNDGSNHLHGGSIGYSHVLWDSAVFESEDEVGVEFYYTSPDGEEGYPGNLTLKVVYTLNNENELLISYHGKTDKTTLVNLTNHTYFNLSGNGKRNIADHQLTMKSNQFIELNQELIPTGELIDVEGTPFDFRSGRKIRDGIESTYEQNILVGNGYDHPFLLASNHAEEIILEDEESGRKLTIETDEPSVVLYTGNMLEGSYDTPNGSSSRNYGLCLETQGPPDSIHQPHFSSCVLEPGQEYNTKTKFKFSM, from the coding sequence ATGGAAATTACTCAACAACTATTTGGTCAATTAGATGGAGCAACAGTATTTCAATACACATTAAAAAATAACAACGGTATGGAACTTTCTTGTATCAACTTTGGCTGTGTCATTACTAGTATTAAAACAAAAGATCGACACGGTAATCTTGAGAACGTGGTCCTTGGATATGATACGTTTGAAGAATATAAAGTGAATCCACCTTTTTTTGGAGCTGTTTGTGGACGTGTTGCTGGTCGTATTTCTAATGCACAATTTGAATTAGAGGGAACTTCTTATGAATTGGTTAAAAATGACGGAAGTAACCACTTACATGGTGGGTCAATCGGATATAGTCACGTGCTGTGGGATTCCGCTGTATTTGAAAGTGAAGATGAAGTGGGTGTGGAATTTTATTACACAAGTCCCGATGGAGAAGAAGGCTATCCTGGGAATCTAACTTTAAAGGTTGTTTACACCTTGAATAATGAGAATGAACTACTGATTTCATATCATGGAAAAACAGATAAAACAACACTTGTTAATTTAACAAATCATACGTATTTTAACTTAAGCGGGAATGGTAAACGTAACATAGCTGATCACCAATTAACAATGAAAAGTAATCAATTTATTGAACTGAATCAAGAGCTTATTCCAACTGGAGAGTTAATCGATGTAGAAGGTACACCATTTGATTTTAGAAGTGGTCGAAAAATTCGCGATGGCATTGAATCTACGTATGAACAAAATATTTTAGTAGGTAATGGGTATGATCACCCGTTTTTATTAGCGAGTAATCATGCTGAAGAGATTATTCTCGAAGATGAAGAAAGTGGAAGAAAATTAACGATTGAGACAGATGAGCCAAGTGTAGTGTTGTATACAGGGAACATGCTTGAAGGAAGCTATGATACGCCTAATGGATCTTCAAGCAGAAACTATGGACTTTGTTTAGAAACACAAGGTCCACCAGATTCAATTCACCAACCTCATTTTTCTTCATGTGTGTTGGAGCCTGGACAGGAATATAACACAAAAACAAAGTTTAAATTTTCAATGTAG
- a CDS encoding coproporphyrinogen III oxidase — MNVLIKGLSDERFVRPLSAITNLFSEESDTTLNEEKPHDIVVEITYQTNENEIQVHARLKHQQTVEIEEIIEEEIVKEILPYANEKELFTQEKRAVSHAYVSVLQKLTGMIQPWGFLTGIRPTKLLHKLHQSGVDKVSAHQQLQEQYLISREKVELMQQIVDRQLTMIPDLYDLKNEVSIYIGIPFCPTKCAYCTFPAYAINGKQGSVDSFLGGLHYEMREIGTWLKDNEINITTVYYGGGTPTSITAQEMDMLYEEMVQSFPNVENIREITVEAGRPDTITPDKLDVLNKWKIDRISINPQSYIQETLKAIGRHHTVEETIEKFHLARNMGMNNINMDLIIGLPGEGLSEFEYTLNETEKLMPESLTVHTLSFKRASEMTRNKQKYKVADREEITQMMENAETWTKTHGYVPYYLYRQKNILGNLENVGYALPGQESIYNIMIMEEQQSIIGLGCGAASKFVDPVSGKITQFSNPKEPKAYNDNFVHYTNEKIKILEQLFSSETKVTN, encoded by the coding sequence GTGAATGTCTTGATAAAGGGTCTAAGTGATGAACGCTTTGTAAGACCTCTAAGTGCAATAACAAATTTATTTTCCGAAGAAAGTGATACTACGTTAAATGAGGAAAAACCTCATGACATAGTAGTAGAGATCACCTATCAGACGAATGAGAACGAAATACAAGTTCATGCTAGATTGAAACATCAGCAAACAGTAGAAATAGAAGAAATAATAGAAGAAGAAATAGTTAAAGAAATTCTCCCGTATGCAAATGAGAAAGAACTATTTACACAAGAAAAGCGAGCAGTTTCACATGCTTATGTATCGGTCCTGCAGAAACTGACAGGGATGATTCAGCCTTGGGGCTTTTTAACGGGAATACGTCCAACGAAGCTATTGCATAAGCTTCATCAAAGTGGAGTAGATAAAGTCTCCGCGCATCAGCAATTACAGGAACAATACCTTATAAGTCGGGAAAAAGTGGAATTAATGCAGCAAATTGTTGACCGTCAACTCACAATGATCCCGGATCTGTATGACTTGAAAAATGAAGTCAGTATTTATATAGGAATTCCGTTTTGTCCAACAAAATGTGCGTATTGTACATTTCCTGCTTATGCGATAAATGGAAAACAAGGCTCTGTTGATTCATTTCTAGGAGGCCTCCACTATGAAATGCGCGAGATTGGTACATGGCTAAAGGATAACGAAATAAATATTACAACGGTATACTATGGTGGTGGAACTCCAACAAGTATTACAGCACAAGAAATGGATATGCTTTATGAGGAAATGGTTCAGTCCTTCCCAAATGTAGAAAATATCCGCGAAATTACAGTCGAAGCTGGAAGGCCAGATACAATTACACCTGACAAGCTTGATGTTCTTAATAAGTGGAAAATTGATAGAATCAGTATAAATCCACAATCTTATATTCAGGAAACGTTAAAAGCAATTGGTCGTCACCATACAGTAGAAGAAACAATCGAGAAATTCCATTTAGCGCGTAACATGGGCATGAATAATATTAATATGGACCTAATCATTGGTTTGCCTGGTGAAGGTCTAAGTGAATTTGAGTACACATTAAATGAAACTGAGAAGCTTATGCCAGAATCGTTAACCGTTCATACTCTTTCTTTTAAACGTGCTTCAGAAATGACTAGAAATAAACAGAAATACAAAGTTGCTGACCGTGAAGAGATTACGCAGATGATGGAAAATGCAGAAACTTGGACGAAAACTCATGGTTATGTCCCATATTATTTATATCGTCAGAAAAATATTTTAGGTAATCTTGAGAATGTTGGATATGCGTTACCTGGGCAAGAAAGCATTTATAATATCATGATTATGGAAGAGCAGCAGTCAATTATCGGCTTAGGTTGTGGGGCAGCTAGTAAGTTTGTTGATCCTGTAAGTGGAAAGATTACACAGTTTTCTAATCCCAAGGAACCGAAAGCATATAATGATAATTTTGTTCATTACACAAATGAGAAGATTAAGATTTTAGAGCAGTTATTTTCTTCAGAAACAAAAGTGACTAACTAA
- a CDS encoding Cof-type HAD-IIB family hydrolase produces the protein MNYQLLAINIDGTLLRPNGRIQSGTKEAIDYVKDKGIYVTLVTNRNFLSAKKVAKALKLESLLITHNGAFISSSLDHPIYQSRLAEERAFNLVQVLENYKCSIRLLHERFSIGNRMRMPRNLISKAVFGAGDPLFYPMQFVTSLGDYLRDNPLAPQKIEVFFSSGTERAEAVRVLKENFHYVNLVEVDERSLAIVPKGVSKLTGLKTLCNHIGIPIDKTVAIGDSMDDIEMIEHAGLGVAMWNAPNELKKAADWVTRSNNQNGVSYMVKEHFRKQQRVEFLRKIKIEK, from the coding sequence ATGAATTATCAATTACTTGCAATTAATATCGACGGAACATTATTACGTCCTAATGGCCGGATCCAAAGTGGGACGAAAGAAGCGATTGATTATGTGAAAGACAAGGGTATTTATGTGACACTGGTCACAAACCGAAATTTTCTTTCTGCTAAAAAAGTAGCAAAAGCTCTAAAACTAGAATCACTTCTTATTACTCATAACGGGGCATTTATCAGTTCTTCACTAGATCATCCGATTTACCAGAGTCGCTTGGCAGAAGAGAGAGCTTTTAATTTAGTTCAGGTTCTCGAAAACTATAAATGTAGTATTCGATTATTACACGAACGTTTTTCAATCGGTAATCGAATGAGAATGCCTAGAAACTTAATCTCAAAGGCTGTTTTTGGTGCAGGAGATCCATTATTTTATCCAATGCAATTTGTTACATCATTAGGAGATTATTTGAGAGATAATCCATTAGCTCCACAAAAAATCGAAGTATTCTTCTCAAGCGGGACAGAACGAGCAGAAGCCGTTCGTGTGTTAAAAGAAAATTTCCATTATGTCAATCTAGTTGAAGTAGATGAGCGCAGCCTTGCGATTGTCCCAAAAGGTGTTTCAAAATTAACGGGATTAAAGACTCTTTGCAACCACATTGGGATTCCTATAGATAAAACAGTAGCCATTGGGGATAGCATGGATGATATAGAAATGATTGAACATGCTGGCTTAGGGGTTGCGATGTGGAATGCACCAAACGAATTAAAAAAAGCTGCTGATTGGGTAACTCGTTCTAACAACCAAAATGGTGTATCATACATGGTAAAAGAGCATTTTAGAAAACAACAGAGAGTAGAATTTCTGCGTAAAATAAAAATAGAGAAGTAA
- a CDS encoding YlbF family regulator, which produces MMANLYDVAYDLEKAIRESDEFKTLLQMYNEVNGDPSAKTMFENFRNVQLELQQKQMSGQEISQEEVEKAQQMVALVQQHASISKLMETEQRMSMLIGELNKIIMKPLEELYGSMEQN; this is translated from the coding sequence ATAATGGCAAATTTATATGATGTTGCATATGACCTAGAAAAAGCAATTCGAGAAAGCGATGAGTTTAAAACGTTATTACAAATGTATAACGAGGTGAACGGAGACCCATCAGCAAAGACAATGTTCGAAAACTTTCGTAATGTTCAATTAGAGCTTCAACAAAAACAAATGTCTGGACAAGAGATTTCTCAAGAAGAAGTTGAAAAGGCACAGCAAATGGTTGCATTAGTACAACAACATGCATCTATTTCTAAATTAATGGAAACTGAACAAAGAATGAGCATGTTAATCGGTGAGTTAAACAAAATCATCATGAAGCCTCTAGAAGAGCTTTATGGAAGTATGGAACAAAACTAA
- a CDS encoding DUF445 domain-containing protein, whose amino-acid sequence MEALLIIGFMILIGALIGGFTNSLAIKMLFRPYKAIYIGGKRVPFTPGLIPKRRDELANQLGKMVVEHLLTPESIKNKLLDPTFKDALEKWGKEECERFLSDERNLNEIAASLGINQLEEKAEEKIVQFVEEKYIAWVNQVSDQKLRDVLPEEIQYKITANISILATYISDKGSEYFNSDEGKRKLGQMINDFFATRKMLGNMIQMFLGQESLVEKIQPEVTKFLNSPGTQQLLKQLMTTEWEKVQDWTGGQVEEKIGRRLILSTIKTQVIKLVPIKEYTSVPLHSLVGPYKNSITSFVPTLVDLGLHGVADRVNQIMSVLHVESIVKNQVESFAVERLEEMVLSISRREFKMITFLGAFLGGLIGVIQGIIVVLM is encoded by the coding sequence ATGGAAGCTTTACTAATTATTGGATTTATGATTTTAATCGGAGCATTAATAGGTGGTTTTACAAATTCACTCGCAATCAAAATGCTGTTTCGACCCTATAAGGCCATATATATTGGTGGCAAAAGAGTCCCGTTTACCCCAGGGTTGATTCCAAAAAGAAGAGATGAACTAGCAAACCAACTAGGTAAGATGGTGGTGGAACATCTCCTAACACCGGAAAGCATAAAAAATAAACTTTTAGACCCTACATTTAAAGATGCACTTGAAAAGTGGGGGAAGGAAGAGTGTGAGAGATTTCTATCAGATGAGCGAAACTTAAATGAAATCGCTGCGAGTTTGGGGATTAATCAACTAGAAGAAAAAGCAGAGGAAAAGATTGTACAGTTTGTTGAAGAAAAATATATCGCGTGGGTGAATCAAGTTAGTGACCAAAAGCTTCGAGATGTTTTACCGGAAGAGATTCAGTACAAAATCACTGCTAATATTTCAATTCTTGCTACATATATAAGTGATAAAGGGTCTGAGTATTTTAATAGTGATGAAGGAAAGCGAAAGCTAGGTCAAATGATTAATGATTTCTTTGCTACAAGAAAAATGCTTGGTAACATGATTCAAATGTTTTTAGGACAAGAAAGCCTGGTTGAAAAAATTCAGCCTGAAGTGACCAAATTTCTTAATAGTCCTGGGACTCAACAACTATTAAAACAGCTAATGACAACAGAATGGGAAAAGGTGCAAGACTGGACTGGTGGACAAGTTGAAGAGAAAATTGGTAGACGACTTATTTTATCAACGATTAAAACACAGGTTATTAAACTGGTACCAATTAAAGAGTATACCAGTGTTCCATTACATTCTTTGGTTGGGCCTTATAAGAACTCGATCACGAGCTTTGTTCCGACTCTAGTTGATTTGGGATTACATGGAGTGGCAGACCGCGTGAATCAAATTATGAGTGTTTTACATGTTGAAAGTATCGTGAAAAATCAAGTTGAATCGTTTGCGGTTGAACGATTGGAAGAAATGGTCCTTTCAATTTCACGAAGAGAGTTTAAAATGATTACTTTTTTAGGTGCGTTTCTTGGTGGCTTAATTGGGGTCATTCAAGGAATTATCGTGGTTTTAATGTGA
- a CDS encoding YheC/YheD family endospore coat-associated protein — MSEKIYIEIKAIPDELLPTPHIIEVGLSIANTFNIKSGQKISLQCGRNSQQVEAVCIKESEPTLYCSHSVLTELMLPHEDIPFTLTALEKNILSLGPVVSVITEIAEKNNSISLGSIEDFCVELARYCNQLGILFYVTGLKLFRENIGFIYINNTWKKSRVPTPNVVHNRIHSRKREHSDTFKEFTDSLSTLQIPYFNDHFLNKWEVHEILEKEDHIHPYLPDTKLLLNKQVLDEMISNYPTVFLKPIHGSQGKRIFKITRNDDGFFELDYTTFAGEIEQEYDSLQSLFLSLRSRLNKQGYIIQQGISLYTYQQRPLDFRFLCQKTKDEEWKITSTVARVSSKGDFVSNLSRGGELKKVDEVLSGSFSPKECKQIIKMMRELTIEIASLVDASITGVFGELGIDLALDQQGKPWLIEINTKPSKNQDPKSLSSKVRPSAKAIIMYCMYLAKGPF; from the coding sequence ATGTCCGAAAAAATTTATATTGAAATTAAAGCTATTCCAGATGAACTGCTTCCAACTCCACATATAATCGAAGTAGGCCTATCAATCGCCAATACTTTTAATATAAAAAGTGGTCAAAAGATTTCCCTTCAATGTGGGAGGAATAGTCAGCAGGTAGAAGCAGTATGTATAAAAGAAAGCGAACCAACTTTATATTGTTCACATTCAGTGCTAACTGAACTAATGCTACCACATGAAGATATACCTTTTACACTAACAGCACTTGAAAAAAATATACTATCTCTTGGTCCAGTCGTTTCAGTGATCACGGAAATTGCCGAAAAAAACAATAGTATATCTTTAGGATCAATTGAAGATTTTTGTGTGGAGCTAGCAAGGTATTGTAATCAGTTAGGGATTCTGTTTTATGTAACTGGGTTAAAGTTATTTCGCGAAAACATTGGGTTTATTTATATAAATAACACTTGGAAAAAATCAAGAGTACCTACGCCTAATGTTGTGCATAATCGTATTCATTCTCGTAAAAGGGAACATTCCGATACGTTCAAAGAGTTCACTGATTCATTGTCCACACTACAAATTCCTTATTTTAATGATCATTTTCTCAATAAATGGGAAGTACATGAAATTTTAGAAAAAGAAGACCATATTCACCCCTATCTTCCTGACACAAAACTGTTATTAAACAAACAAGTGTTAGACGAGATGATTTCTAACTATCCCACCGTCTTCTTAAAACCTATACATGGTAGCCAGGGAAAAAGGATTTTCAAAATCACTCGAAATGATGATGGCTTCTTTGAACTTGACTATACTACCTTTGCAGGTGAGATTGAACAAGAGTATGATTCTCTTCAGTCTTTATTCCTTTCTTTAAGATCAAGATTAAATAAACAGGGATATATCATTCAACAAGGAATTTCTTTATACACGTACCAACAAAGACCTCTTGATTTTCGGTTTTTATGTCAAAAAACAAAAGATGAAGAGTGGAAAATCACATCTACCGTTGCACGAGTATCATCAAAAGGAGATTTTGTTTCAAATCTCTCAAGAGGTGGGGAGTTAAAGAAGGTGGATGAAGTATTAAGTGGATCATTCAGTCCAAAAGAATGTAAACAAATCATAAAAATGATGAGAGAGTTAACAATTGAGATAGCTTCCTTAGTCGATGCTTCCATTACAGGTGTGTTTGGAGAATTAGGGATTGACTTAGCACTAGACCAACAAGGAAAGCCATGGCTCATTGAAATCAATACAAAACCTTCTAAAAATCAAGACCCTAAGTCACTTTCTTCTAAAGTCCGACCTAGTGCCAAGGCAATTATTATGTATTGTATGTATTTAGCGAAGGGGCCATTTTGA
- a CDS encoding YheC/YheD family endospore coat-associated protein, translated as MVSLGIITIHPGQENAYFSEVAKRAQQYNIQVVRFTPTSIEPATEIILGQKYDIEKEDWIDSSFPLPEYLYDRCFYSNDEASKRAKPIMQWLKLNPKTTFLGYGLPNKWEIYQALKQDNDISFYLPSTHKVTTSESVLRQLGKQKHILLKPETGSMGRGILGISLTKEGINVKTHKKKHLIVKTFNMKKTFIEFIDELLQNHSFICQPFLQIQDDDNSPFDIRILLQKTTNGTWAEVGRGVRKGNKDYIISNISGGGEVINFHKWSKSLSPREIYLLNENIQTILTKLPTLLESSFKPMFEIGIDLGLAKDGTVWILDTNSKPGRKVVLATEPNKAEALYSSPLRYCKYLADQSVNVKRR; from the coding sequence TTGGTCTCACTAGGTATTATTACGATTCATCCTGGCCAGGAAAATGCTTATTTTTCTGAAGTCGCTAAAAGAGCCCAACAATATAACATTCAGGTGGTTCGGTTTACTCCTACGAGTATTGAACCCGCAACAGAAATCATACTTGGTCAAAAATACGATATTGAAAAAGAAGACTGGATAGATTCATCATTTCCACTTCCTGAATACCTATATGATCGTTGTTTTTACAGTAATGATGAAGCTTCCAAACGCGCTAAACCAATTATGCAATGGCTAAAATTAAATCCTAAAACCACCTTTTTAGGATATGGTCTGCCAAACAAGTGGGAGATTTATCAAGCCTTAAAGCAAGATAATGATATTTCATTTTACTTACCATCAACACATAAAGTTACCACGAGTGAATCTGTATTACGCCAACTAGGTAAACAAAAACACATTTTACTGAAACCAGAGACTGGTTCGATGGGTCGTGGAATTCTAGGAATTTCATTAACAAAAGAAGGAATCAACGTAAAAACACACAAAAAAAAGCATTTAATCGTGAAGACTTTTAACATGAAGAAAACATTTATTGAATTTATTGATGAGCTGTTACAAAATCACTCATTCATTTGTCAGCCATTTCTTCAAATACAAGATGATGATAACTCACCTTTTGATATTCGAATCCTCCTTCAAAAAACAACCAATGGGACTTGGGCAGAGGTAGGCCGAGGGGTTCGGAAAGGAAATAAAGATTATATCATTTCTAATATAAGCGGCGGAGGAGAGGTCATAAACTTTCATAAGTGGAGTAAATCCCTATCACCAAGAGAAATTTATCTTTTAAACGAAAATATCCAGACCATTCTTACCAAACTTCCGACTTTACTAGAATCATCCTTCAAGCCAATGTTTGAAATTGGGATAGATTTAGGGTTAGCCAAAGATGGAACAGTATGGATTCTCGATACGAATTCCAAGCCTGGACGGAAGGTTGTGTTAGCCACAGAACCTAACAAAGCAGAGGCGCTTTATAGTTCCCCACTTCGCTACTGCAAATATTTAGCTGATCAGTCCGTCAACGTGAAGAGGAGATGA